The Primulina tabacum isolate GXHZ01 chromosome 1, ASM2559414v2, whole genome shotgun sequence genome contains the following window.
ACCGGGGTGCTCTATGTTTCTTGTTGATGGTTATCATCATATGTCAGACTATTTTGCAATAATATAGCTGGAAGTTGTCCTCTAGTTAAGGCTACAAGTGTTCTGAAATTTGctgaaattttaaattcttagtACGCAGAAGATCTGTATGTGACTCTGTGAAGTAGGTAAATATGCATGTTAGTTCATAAAAATTGGGGATCTATACCAgggaaaaaatttaattatttatcaataaattctctattGTACAGTGTCAATGTTAGAGAGAAAGCAACCTGCCAAAGATGTTAGCTTGTCTGAAGGATCCAATTGTATGTTAGAAGAGAGAGTTGCTAGTAAATGTTGCAGTCAGCTAATGAAAAGATCTCTACAATCCTGTAGTGCATCTTCATCTACCTTGACGAAGCATGAAGGTTTATCTTCGGGCGATATTTCTGAAGGCTTCTGTGAGAAATCATCTAATGACTTTAATGGCACTGAAGAGCTATCTAAATCATTTTCCACTGTGGAAAGTAATAAAAAAACAAGGAAAAGCCAGTTATCTCAGCTTTCACTTAAATCAtatttcaagaaaacatttGGTGTAATTGATAATTCAGAGAGTATTTGTGCTGATAAGAAGCTTAATCAAGCAGAAATGTCGAGTCCTCTTCTTGAAGTGAATGGAACTCTCGATGAAGGTGCTCAATGTGATGCTGAGTTGCAGTCAGAACAAGGGACTTCAATTCAAGAAGATGATTCCTCTCAACCTTCAGAAAAAGAAAGGAATGGTTTGGCCTTAGTTGAGTGGCAAAGGATTCAGCAAATTATGCAAACTAGCATACCTCTTTGTAAGGGCCACAAGGAACCTTGTGTTCCTCGAGTTGTGAAGAAATCTGGACCTAATATAGGGCGACGATTTTATGTCTGTGCCCGCGCTGAGGTATCCCTGTCTTGTTACTTAGTTTTCCCTGTCTTGTTACTTAGTGTTCAGCTGTCTTGCCTCTCTTGAAAATATTTCCTACCTGAACCCTTGGACATCTTCTAGATTTCTGCTTATCCCATTGACACTTGATAAAAAGATAGTTCAGATAACAGCCATACACTGatgaatttttgtttttgttttcttttactCTTGTTACATATATCTTACTGACAGTAAAATATGTTGTGTTATATCCCCCACATTGTTTTTATAGCATCAAGACCGATTCTTTTCAAAAGATCATGATCGACTTCTGTGTGCTTTTATCCCTGCTGCTGATCGGTCATCAATATTCTGAAAGTGACCATTATTTAGTAGCATTGTTTTACATTTATTTCATGTGGAGTTTCCTGATTGCGGGGGCAGTGAGTTGCTTATGGACTGATGCAAGCAGTTTTTGGGCTGATGGAGCTGGAATCTAATATTGAAACACTCTTAAATATATCTCTCTCTTTTTTACGAGCATTTTTCTTATATCTCAGGGACCTGCATCTAATTCTGAAGCAAACTGTGGTTTTTTCAAATGGGCAACTTCAAACTCAAAGAGGAAATGATGACAATGTCGATGACTGGGTGGCAATTAAAGTGCGACGACTCAGTTGCAACATAGTGATCTGTATGAATATGTGTTACAGCTATGCGTTCTGCTTTCAGTGGTAAGTCCTCTCAAACAGTATCAACTGTGTACATGATACATGAGAATCAAAAGCTTTGTGGCATAATGAACAAAATAAGCCGGGCATGCTGTCTTGTTTAACCAAGTTCTTGATTATGCGAACTCGTAAAGTTCCTAAAATGGTTCCAAATTTGTTATGGTTGAGGTTAGTCTGTGCACAACTGGGGCTTGGTTGCTTGGAGCACGGAACTGCGCGATCCTTGCAACAGCAGAAGGGCAATATACAACGTTTGAATAGCTTATGCAATTGAAGGTGAAAATGACACATCAAGAAATGACAACCATGGGCATGGATAAGGTGAAAATGTCAATTATCaagcataatttttttatacaacaaaatattttattttgtatctCATAAAGAATTGATCCATTGGTCCAACCACCATCACCAATAACCCGGTTACCCACTGTTTAGACTGGGTCGCTGGCCTTGGGATTAAacacaagatatatatatatatatatactaggaaTGTACACGTGCGAGCACGTAGGTGactaataatgaaaaatataataacgaGAATTGGATAATGTTTAAAGTCGTTTGAATAACATCATGTTTACAAATATTTATCaatctaaatatatcaaaacacaatacataaaaatacatcatgacaataaatcatatatatttacttatttatATGACATTTTTCAATCCGCGACATAATACAGCTCTCTTAAATGATAAATcagcaaaaatattttggaaaaacaataaaaataaaattaataggATAGTGAATTTTACcaaaatcaaaactaaaatttacTTAAATAGAGTACACATAGACAATGGACAATGAATCACAAAAATTGACTAAgaaatgtaaataaataatttttttacataaaatttagaaaataaagaaaaatgtgaattaATGTTCAAATCTATCTAAGATGGACAATGAATCACAAAAAAAATCCTTAAAAAgacatattaatttaatttgctaacttaaatgaacaagaaaatgtaaaaaaaataatttttttggcataaaatttaagaaataaaGAGGAATGTGTATTAATGTTCAAATTCATTTAAGATGGACaatgaattacaaaaaaaacCCTTAAGATAACCTCAACTTGACTAAGAACTCAGACCAAGTTCCTTGATCGATTTGTTGTCGCAAACAAGTCTCCGGATTTTAACATTCCAGGAATACGCCCAGAAAGAGTAAGACATTGGTATCGTAGAATCGCATCTCATTCGTCCAAGGGAAACGGTAGCCGCTGCTTGTGAAGCAGGCTTGTAGGTAGACAGATTAGTTTCGATCCCGCCACTGATTAGCAACCTCAAATTCTTGGAAGCAATCAGCTACAATTCTCTCTCCACCcgacatttcataaaaaccaTCAGACTGAGAATTCAGCTCGACAGATTGGCCAAGAATGACTTCAACTTTCTTTGAACTCAACCAATTTAACTCTTTTTCTCCCGCCTTTTCTCCCATAAATTCCAATAACCTCGTGCCCCCGGTGCACTAGTGTTACTTTTTTTATCAGGGAAATCTACATTGATTTCTCCTGCTAGCTCTACACCAGTCGGCCCCCCTCCAACGATCAAAATTGAGTTTggcaaatttttatcttttattgcTCTGCCATACCCATACTTAGCAAAGTCAGAAGCCAGCAAAGAATCAGCGTTAAATTTCGTGTATTTTGATGAAGAATCTCAAATGATGCAAGGAGAGAATAGTATGAAATTAAGTGCTCAAATCCAccaaattttatgatatttttgtgAATATCGATCGTCTAGAAGTTCACTCGGTTGAATCATATGTATAAATGAATACATCATACTAACTAACAGCCTAACATAATACTCAACCAATAGAAAATTATAGCGTCACTGCCCAAATGTGAGTCATAGTTTTAACTTCATGGACTGGCATGTATTTTCCTTTTTCCCTCTTTCCCTAATCATGAAGCAACAAGATTGCCTGATTTTCAATATCGAGAAACAAATGTAAGGTTCGTTTCAATCCAAATTCCAGAAATCATAGTAAAATATTCGGAAGGTGAAGAAATTCTCCCCCAACAGTTCTACTCTCGCTGTTTATTGATAAGCTTTGACACAACTAAATCGACCATCTAAGCAAACTTGTAGCCTTATGTTACTACCTTTGCGTCTAAAACGTCTCTGTATCCAAGTCACAAAACCTACTTGTAAACAAAAATGTCGACTGACGTTACCGAATTTTCTATTTTAAATCGATCAACtattctaaattgaaaataattttatattaattatttaatattatttgattaaCTGAAATAAGAATTCTGGCCAATCTGTGACCGTCATTGGGAGGCGTACCCTCTCGTACGCAGAATGCAGATGGACCCAACCCAAACGCCACCCAATAAAAACTAAACGCAAACCCCTTCCGAACTCTCCCAAGGCCAAGGCCCGCCACAATTATGGACTAATCATTAAGggcttttaaataaatcatactCAATCATTGCAAATTACTTGGTTTACATAAATGTTAGTGAGATTATTATAACagttaaaattcaatttttgacTATATGTTGTTGATAAAACagccttttaatttttataaatttatatttacaacatggatataataataaaattaagaatgaaaataaaattttaatattttataaaaaaattcgaaCCTAAATTTAGAActtcattctgaatttcttCGATCTCAATTATATAGACTTCTTCAAACTGATTAAGAAATTCATTGAAAATattgattataaaaaaaaaattatatttatcatttttaatgattgcttgtatatatatatatatatgtgtgtgtgtgtgtgtgtgtgtgtgatttgtTATGTTATAATCGAGACGAGTGATCAATAATATTCCCTAGGTTTGTTTCCTTGTTGAATCCATCAGCCTATTTAACTCCGCCACGCCTCTGACAAACCCCCCCACGATTCACCTATTAGCTCTCCTAATCTTAACCAGTCACCATACTTGCCGACCTAACACATCAACAATGGCGGTTTCATTCTTCCCTCACTCTGTCGGCCTATATATATGATGGTGATTTATGCACCCACTTCTTTTCACACTTTCTTCCTTCTTTCTTTGTCCCATAATTTAACGAATATGACGATAGCATATCGTGTACGGCTGTATTTTATTGTTTCGTGGCTCATTATGTTAATCTCAGGTATTGTGGTTTCATCTTTTTCTTGGTTATTGTGATTGGTTGTTTGTTCTTGAATATTGGCTTTGATGGTTGATTTGTTTGTTCTTGAATCCAGGCGGGGCTTTTTCAGCGACTGTTTACTTTTGTGAACCAGTGTTCTTACACTGTATGGCCGGGGATACTATCCAACGCCGGCACTCCCCAGCTTTCGACCACGGGATTCGCACTCGGTCCCGGTGACTCGGTTCCGATCCCCGTCCCTTCCGCATGGTCCGGCCGCATGTGGGGACGGACTTTCTGTTCCCAGGACCCCACGTCTGGAAAATTCACCTGCGTCACCGGCGACTGCGGCTCAGGGAACATGGAGTGCAGCGGCGGTGGAGCGGAGCCTCCAGCTACTCTGGCGGAGTTCACGCTCAACGGGGCAGACGGGCTCGACTTCTACGACGTCAGCCTCGTGGACGGGTACAATCTTCCTATGCTAGTGGTACCTAAGAACGGCAACCGAGGGAATTGTACGGTTACGGGTTGCATAGCCGACCTAAACGCTGCCTGCCCTTCTGATTTGAAGGTGACGAACGACATCGGTGCCAGCGTTGCCTGCAAGAGCGCCTGTGAGGCGTTCGAGGATCCTCAATACTGCTGCAGCGGCGAGTACGCGACGCCGGATACGTGCCGGCCGACCGCGTACTCGGAATTGTTCAAAAAAGCGTGCCCGCGAGCTTACAGTTATGCCTACGACGATGGGAGCAGCACATTTACGTGCGCTTCTGCAGATTACGACATCACCTTCTGCCCAACTCCTCCTGCCAGGTGATAAATTTTATGTTTgaagtattattttatttattgctCCATCAATTTAAGTTTCTTAGATTTCAATAATGTCCTGGAATTTCTCAGACTCAAATCTCATAATTTTAAGAACTATTTTTAGCACTACATCGATTTCCTAGAACACATGCATTTAATTTTAGGATATGGTTCTGACTTAGAAACAATATTTCATTAAGCACTAATTCCAAAAGACATTCGAATGAAATACCTTGCtacataaatattttgattatgttgcgacaaaaagaaaagaacaaTATGGTTCTGCATGCTAAACATTAATCAAAGAATTGAAGATTGTAAACGTGGATTATGGCCAACACACCTTAGCTTAGAATTATGAGTCATTGTTATTTGTCTAACCTCAATTAATCACCTTCTTAATTACATAAATCTAATGCCTACCAACAGACCAATTAGCTTTCCACTTTAGACATTATTTATTAAAACCCAATTTtactttatattatatatatatatatatatatatatatcaatctggcaatgataaTTGTTACAAAAATATGTGCATATATTGGACACGTAATTTGTCCCGACTTTGGCC
Protein-coding sequences here:
- the LOC142524340 gene encoding thaumatin-like protein 1b, with the translated sequence MWGRTFCSQDPTSGKFTCVTGDCGSGNMECSGGGAEPPATLAEFTLNGADGLDFYDVSLVDGYNLPMLVVPKNGNRGNCTVTGCIADLNAACPSDLKVTNDIGASVACKSACEAFEDPQYCCSGEYATPDTCRPTAYSELFKKACPRAYSYAYDDGSSTFTCASADYDITFCPTPPASNKKSNGGQISGPSDSSLSSSAPPHWAYASVFIAFLSVSWQLWAQPNRPNKGPLTCLMIGGLGYVWALRFRMTIVDHNY